The genomic window CGAGGGGCTTCTTGGTGACGGGACGGTCGGGGAAAACTCGGATGAAGAGCTTGCCGGCGCGCTTCACGTGGCGCGTGATGGCCATACGGGCCGCCTCGATCTGACGAGACGAGATGCGGCCGGGCTCCACGCACTGCATCGCGAAGTCGCCGAAGGCGAGATCGGAGCCGCGACGTGCGATACCGCGGTTGTTGCCCTTCTGGACCTTGCGGAACTTGGTTCGCTTGGGGGAAAGCATGGGAGGGTCCTCGAATCAGTCTGAATGCCGCGTCTGCCTCAGGCGGCGTCGAGCGGCGAGCGGCGGTTCCTGCGTTGCAGGACCTCGCCCTTGAAGATCCAGCATTTGACGCCGATGATTCCGTACTTGGTACGGGCCTCGGCGGTGCCGAACTCGATGTCGGCGCGAAGCGTGTGGAGCGGCACGCGCCCCTCACGGTAGGTTTCGACGCGGCTCATTTCGCTGCCACCGAGGCGGCCCGAGCAGCGGATGCGGATGCCCTTGGCGCCGAACTTCATCGACGTCGAGACGGCCTTCTTCATGGCGCGGCGGAAAGCGACGCGGCGCTCGAGCTGCTGCGCAACCGACTCGGCCACGAGCTGCGCGGCCGTCTCGGCCTTGCGGATCTCGCGGACGTCCGGCGGGAGCACTTCGCTCTCGGTGAAGGACTGGAGGCCGGGGAAGAGCGGCTCGCCCTTGGCGGCCGTCTTCAGGTTGCCGACCTTGAGCACTTCGATGCTCTTGCCGCCCTTGCCGATGACCATGCCGGGCTTGGCCGCGTAGATGATGACGCGAGCCGTGTTGGCCGCGCGCTCGACCTCGACGCTGGCGATGCCGGCGTGCATGAGGAAGTCCTTCACGGCCCGCTTGATGCGGATGTCCTCATGGAGCCACTTGGCGTACGACTTGTCCTCGAACCACTTCGAGTTCCAGGTCTTGATGACGCCAAGGCGGAAGCCGTGGGGATGAACTTTCTGACCCATGTGATCGGACTCTTTCCTGAGGTTCCTGAAAAGTGTCTCTCAGCGTTCGCCGAGGATGACGGTGATGTGGCTCATGCCCTTTTGGACGCGCGTGGCGCGACCCATGGCGCGGGGGCGCCAGCGGCGCATGAACTTGTTGGGCGCCTTGTCGACAAAGGCCGTCTCCACGAAGAGCGCGTCGAGGTCGACGCCAGGGCTCTGCGTGCGGGCATTGGCGACCGCGCTCTCGATGATCTTCTTGAGCACCGGCGCACCCGACTTGCGGGTGAACTCGAGGAGCTGGAGCGCCTCGCCGGCCTGGCGGCCGCGGACGAGGTTGACGACGACTCGGGCCTTGCGCGGGCTGAGGTGCGCGAAGCGTGCGATCGCTTTGGAGACCATGGGATCGAACCTCTGAGAGAAGGCGGAGGCGGGAGGACCCCGATGCGGCTCTGCCATTGAGCCGACCTGGGTTTCCGGTCAAGGGTTGCGCCGTTTGAGGTGCGCAAACTCGTGGCCGGGGTGTCGAGGCTTCGTCGTACCCGCTCGCGCTCTTTCGAACTCGAGTTCCCCGCGAGGCCGAAACCAAGCGGGCAGGCCGTTACGACAGCCGAGATCCCTTTTCGGATTCTCTCTTGGCAGAGGCCAAGGGAGCTGGGCCGGAAAGGGAGGCGTACTTTACGCACACACGGCCTCTTGGCAAGGACAAAGAGTGCGGTCGGCCAGGAGATTTCGCGGCCGAGGCCCTTCGCAGGCCGGTGTTGTCCTTTAAGGAGACCGGGAACGCCCGGCGGCGCGCGCCCTGCGGCGGCGGCGCCAGGTGTGCGAGCAGGCGGCGCAGGGGCGGATGCGGACCGGGGCGGGTGCAGCCGGGCTTTCCATTGTTGATGCGCTCGATCTCTACTCTGCGGGGTTATGCGCAAGGGGTGGGGATGGGCGATCGCGGCAGGGGCGGTATTGGCGGGCGCGAGCCCTTCGTGTGCTTCGAAGAAGAGCGGGCTCATGCTCGCCGTCACGACGGACATGAAGGCGCCGAAAGACGTCAACGCGGTCGGCGTCACGATCAGCACGAACAACGTCGTCAAGTACAGCACCGTTGGTAGGGTCACCCCCGACGGCGACATCCTCTTGCCGGCGACGCTCGCCATCGCCGAGCCGGACGATCCCAATGCGACGCTTCGCATTCGCGTCGTGGCCTTCCAAGAGCAGAAGGCGCGCGTCCTTCGCGATGTGCGGACTTCCATCCCACCGGGCGGGAAGGTCTCGCTCCTTCGCATTCCCCTCTCCTTCATCAACGAGGGCTCGGTCACCGCGCAGCTCTCCGCCGACGCGCTGCCCGCCAAGAAGAATGGGACCTCGACGGGCGGACAGACGGGAGCCGGAAACTCGGATCCGGCGCAGGTGCTGCTCTTCGCTCCGAATTGTCCCAACCCCGAGCACACGTGGGTCAACGGCGACTGCGTCGATCCGTTCGTCGACTTCAACTCGCTCCCCGAGTTCCGTGAAGACCTCGTTGGCGCCGGCGACAAGAAGGACAAGTGTTTCGACGTGGCGAAGTGTTTTGCCACCGCGACATCCATCGAGGCGCCCGCTGTGGGCGAAGCTCCTTTGTGCGGGACGACCACGTGCAGCGCCGGACAGACGTGCGTCGAGGGCCGCTGCCTGAACAGCGCGCCCGCCACGCCCAGCGGCGAGGACGGGGCGCCCGTCGACGCCGGGCGAGCGGGCGGCAACCTCTGGCCGCAAGACCTCTTGCCGCGCACTGTCACGCTCGATCGCGCGTCGTGCTCCGTCAAGCTCACCACCGAGAGCCCGGCGCAGCTCAACCTCGCCCTCGTCACGCCCGACACGGGCGAGTGCATTCGGCCCGGTGAGTGCTTCGTGCCGCTCGACAGCGGCGACGGCGGATGGAAGGCCGAAGGCGGGCAGATCAAGCTCCCGAGCTTCGTGTGCCGTTTGCTGGGCGATCAGAAGAAGGGTCTGCGGCTCTACGCGTCGCAAGGCTGCGCCGCGAAGACGGAGGCCAACCCTGTTTGCGTCGACGCCGTCGGCAGCGCCGCGTCAGGGCCCGACGCTACCGTTGAACGGCCGGCCGACGGCGGCTTGCGCAACGATGCGGGCTCCGTTGCGGGCGGTGCCTTGCTCGTACCAGAAGACCGGCCCTCTGGCCTTGCGTTCTCCGATCCGAGCACCCTCGTTATGGCCGGAGCGAGCCGTACGGTGTACGTGGCGGTAGCGACGGCCGCGCCCACCGTCTCGGATTTCCCCAGCGTCCCAGCCTTCACCGCAACGGCGCCATGGGTTGACCGCGTGAACGGCGGGGTCGTCATCACGGACGGGACGACGACGGGCTACGCGAGACGTGGCGGAGGCGCAACCGCGACGCTCGGCACATCAGGGCCAACGCTGTTCGCCGCCGTCGACTTCGACGCCTCGCTGTACTTCGGGACCTCCTCGGGCCTAGGCAAGGGGACCTCGCAGCCGTTGGGCGCGGCGTCGATGTTCAACCAGAAATTCGACGGCGGCGCGCCCACGCCGCTCTCGCCCGGCCCGGCGATCTCAGCCCTCATCCCAGGCTCCCTCCCAGGCACGCTCGTCTTTGGCACGACGACAGGACAGGTCCGGCTCTGCCAGCTCGTCGCGGGGAATGTGGTGTGCGGTGTCGTCAACAGCGTTGGTTCGGGACGCGTCGACGGCTTCGCGACATGGGCCGGCGCAGGAGCAAGCGTCTACGCCATCGTTGGGGACCAAGTGTACCTCGGCACCGCCACGGGCCCCGATGGCACAATATCCGTGACGCGCTTGACAACGGACACGTCGCCAAAGGCTTCAGGGCTCAACCTCGTGCAGTACTTCCGACGTGGCCTCGCGGCCTCAGAGAGTTGCGTGTACTACGCAAACGACACGGGCCTCTCCTACATCACCCACGGCGGCGCCAAGAGCGGAACGGTCGCGACGGCGCCCGCCGGCGGGCATGTGCTCGCCGTGGCGTTGGGAAGCGCGCCCGGGACCGACGGGAGCCAGCCGGCCGTGTATTACACCGTGTACGCGCCGCTCAGCTCGGGTGGCGGGCTCTACTGGATGCCGGCCCCCGCAGATTGTTCGGGTGGAATCGGCCACGGCGAGTGCCTTCCCGCAGGCTCCGCGTGCGGCGGAACCGGCGACCCTCCGTGCTGCAACGGGGTGTGCACCGGCGGCACGTGTGGGCCGTGAGAAAGCTGGCGTCGCGCTTGAAGGGCGCTCGCCATGCGCCTTACTCTGAGGCTCCATGAGAAAGAGCGGCCTGGGGTGGGTGCTAGCGGCCGGCGGCCTCCTCGCAATGGCGAGTCCGGCGTGCGCGTCAAAGAAGAGCGGGCTCATGCTCGCCGTCACGACGGACATGAAGGCGCCGAAAGACGTGAACGCCGTCGGCGTCACCATCAGCACCAACAACGTCGTCAAATACAGCACCATCGGGCGCGTCACCCCCGACGGCGACATCCTCCTGCCAGCGACGCTCGCCATCGCGGAGCCGGATGATCCGAACGCGACGGTTCGCATTCGCGTGGTCGCCTTTCAAGAGCAGAAGGCGCGTGTCCTTCGCGACGTGCGAACGTCGATCCCGCCGGGCGGGCTCGTCTCGCTGCTCCGCATTCCCCTCACCTTCGTCAACGACGGGTCAGTGACGGCGCAGATCTCCGCCGACGCGTTGCCCGCGAAGAAGAACGGCTCCAGCACGGCGGGCCAGACCGGGGCCGGCAACTCCGATCCGGCGCAGGTCATGCTCTTCACGCCGAACTGCCCGAACCCCGAGCACACGTGGATCAACGGCGAGTGCGCCGACGCGTTCGTCGACTTCAACACGCTCCCTCCGTTCCGCGAGGAGCTCGTGGGCGCTGGCGACAAGAAGGACAAGTGTTTCGACGTCGCTCAGTGCTTCGCGACAGCGACGCCCGTCGGGGAAGGAGGGGCCGTCACTGAGCCGCCGGCTACTCCCGCGGGAGCCGTCGACGCGGGCCCGGGTTCCGATGGCCCCCCCGGCGGCAGCCGGCCCCAGGACGTTCGACCGGCGAACATCACCCTCGACCGTGCTTCGTGCTCCGTGAAGCTCACCACGGAGAACGCCGCGCAGATCAACCTGGCGCTCGTGACGCCCGACACCGGCGAGTGCATCCGGCCGCGCGAGTGTTTCGTTCCGCTCGACAGCGGCGAAGGCGGCTGGAAGGCCGAGGGCGGCCAAATCAAGCTTCCGGCGTTCGTGTGCCGCCTGCTCAAGCAGCAGACCATCAAGCTCTACGCGTCGCAGTCCTGCCGCTCGAAGACCGAGAGCAACCCCGTTTGCGCCGAGCTCGTCGGCGGCCCCGCGTCGCCCGAAGACGACGGCGGCCCGGCAACGCCACGCGACGCCGACGTGGTGACCCCGCAGGGCGATCTCGTGGTCGCCATCGACTACCCCACAAGCGTCGTGGCCACACAAGGAGGCACGCTGGTGGCCGCCGGCGCGAACAAGATCGTGGGCGTGATGCCAGGCT from Myxococcales bacterium includes these protein-coding regions:
- the rplV gene encoding 50S ribosomal protein L22 gives rise to the protein MVSKAIARFAHLSPRKARVVVNLVRGRQAGEALQLLEFTRKSGAPVLKKIIESAVANARTQSPGVDLDALFVETAFVDKAPNKFMRRWRPRAMGRATRVQKGMSHITVILGER
- the rplP gene encoding 50S ribosomal protein L16; translated protein: MLSPKRTKFRKVQKGNNRGIARRGSDLAFGDFAMQCVEPGRISSRQIEAARMAITRHVKRAGKLFIRVFPDRPVTKKPLEVRMGGGKGGVEAWECVMQPGRIMYEILGVDEKTAREAFRLAGHKLPVGYRFLARSAVG
- the rpsC gene encoding 30S ribosomal protein S3 produces the protein MGQKVHPHGFRLGVIKTWNSKWFEDKSYAKWLHEDIRIKRAVKDFLMHAGIASVEVERAANTARVIIYAAKPGMVIGKGGKSIEVLKVGNLKTAAKGEPLFPGLQSFTESEVLPPDVREIRKAETAAQLVAESVAQQLERRVAFRRAMKKAVSTSMKFGAKGIRIRCSGRLGGSEMSRVETYREGRVPLHTLRADIEFGTAEARTKYGIIGVKCWIFKGEVLQRRNRRSPLDAA